Part of the Salmo trutta chromosome 5, fSalTru1.1, whole genome shotgun sequence genome is shown below.
TGTAATAACACATTCAATAACCACCCATGaaaactttaaaaaaatacatttatttgattGGTTTAAACTACCAGGTCATTCCTGACCACGTGGAGCAGGAGTGGAACCCCAAGCGTCCCGACCTGTACGCCGGAATCTTCCACTTCCGCTTCTGGCGGCTGGGGCGCTGGACAGACGTGGTGGTGGACGACCGCCTGCCGGTCAGTGAGGACGGAACGCTGCTCTTCTGCCGCTCAGCCACGCCACGGGAGTTCTGGAGCGCCCTGCTGGAGAAGGCCTACGCCAAGTGAGACTTTAAACTATGCTAAAGCCAAGAACCAGCTGAGAAATTAGATTTCAGGTTGGCTAAGAGAAAGGTTGTTAATCAGTCAATTAATATCTTATTGTCCCAGTTGCACCTAGTAAATTGTTATCTAATGaatacattataaactgggtggttcgatccttaaatgctgattggctgacagccgtggtatatcagaccacggatatgtataccacgggtatgacaaaacatgtatttttactgctctaactaCGTTGGTAATCAGctcataatagcaataaggcacatcgggggtttgtgatatatggccaatataccatggctaaatgcggtgtccaggcactccgtgttgcgtcgcgcataagaacagcccttattggccatataccacacctcctcgggccttattgcttaagtatacacCACACAGCAAATACACACTTGGCAAAATAAACCCCATTCCACCCCTTCAATGTCTCTCCTCATCCTCAACAATTCCCCTCTTTCCCGGTCTTCCAACCTTCGTATTCTCCCCTCTGTTCCCAAGCCACtaatctccccctctcttctctcgccAAGGTTGAACGGCTGCTATGAGGCGTTGGAAGGCGGTAACACGGCAGAGGCCCTGGTCGACTTCACAGGGGGTGTGTCAGAGCCCCTAAGCCTGGACAGGGAGGCCCTCACCCTGCACCTCAATCAGAGGAGGGCTCTGTTCCAGACCCTGGCCAAGGCTCATGGACGCAGTGCCCTCATCACCTGCTCCATACGGGTCAGTGAACAAAAGACGTTTCTCTGTTTAAcggcagatctaggatcagcttaccgtCCCCAAAACGTAACAGCAACCACGTGTGGGGAAAATGTTTCATTAACCTTAGATCAGTGAATTAGTACTAAAAGATCAGCTTGACTGTGGAACTTTAATCCATCACAATACCAGAGACCATTACTGGAGGCCTCAATCTAAACTGGTGCCCACATGCCCTAGATATTACATGTGCATGCAGGGTGGTAATGAATGGTTTGGGATTGGGCCAGAGAGATTCTATGAATGTCATTCTAGCAGAGAGGTCACCTCtgaatactgtactgtactgggtCATAGAGAGACAGTTGGCTATATAGTGGCTATGTTAAGCATAGTCCAGCATTAACAATGTTAACACCAACCTTTACTGTACTATGTCAGGAGTGACACTGCATGCTCTCTATCCTGGCACGTTCTCTTGTCTTTGACTTGTTCGCTCTCTGCCCTTCCTCTTTCCTGTCCTCATAAACACTCCAGATGCATGCCTTTATTGATTAATGGTCTGTATTGTTTATTGTGTAGTTATAGTATCGTGCATGATTCTTATTAAACAAATCAGGGCACCTTCATAGAGTGCCTGTATTGTGTATTGATATTAGTGTATTTCTATTGTGTATTGTattgcatatctgtattctctctctctctctttgtctgtgtctctctgtctgtcccagccagcagagggggagacagtagagtcaGTACTAGACTGTGGTCTGGTGCGGGGCCATGCCTACGGTATCACCGCGGTGAGGAAGGTGCGTCTGGGGGAGTGGTCGCTGCTGGGTGGCTGTGGTGGTCGCCTCTGCATGGTGCGCATGAGGAACCCATGGGGTACAGCCGACTGGACCGGGCCCTGGAGTCAGGGGTGAGGGGGCTACTACTGTACTGTTCATAGGTCAAGGTCAAGGTAGCCCCACTTGGGTCATAACAAATGTCAGGATCTGGCTGGAAACATGTTTTTGTCTATTTTGGTTGGCCACAAAATTGGAGGGTCTCATAGCAAAGCACACATGAAGGGAACCACTGACACAGAGCCCTTTTGCGCCACCTTCAGGTCTCAACATTGGCAGCAGGTTGGTCGTGGTGAAAGGGAGAAGATGGGCCTCATAGTCAGAGATGTGGGGGAGTTCTGGTAAAGACAAACAGTCAAATAAACGCTACTCTTTTAACAGAAAACAACTCCAATTCTCAATGCATAGCATACGTTAACAAATACACTTCAATTCATCCTGAAAAGCTAAATAAATCGGGTTTTTCACCTCTCCTCTCAGGATGGAGTTTGAGGACTTCTGCCGTTACTTCACAGACGTGGTGGTGTGTCGTCTGGTGGAACGATCCCTGCTGTGGCCCAGAACTCACTGGAGAGAAGTACGCTGCCCTGGGGAGTGGGCTCCAGCCCCTAACACACCCGGCACCCTCCTCTCCAGGCGCCAGGCACCCAACCTGGGGAAGAATGCTGCCAAGCCTGGGGGGTTGAACCAGACTCAGAGAGGGGACCGGAAAGAGGCAAGactgggggagagacagaggggaggaggaggtcgAGCTGTTCGTGGTGGAGGGAGGGAAAAAATGGTTGTTGCGAAAGAAGGGGAGAAGAAGacgaagaggaaggaggagggggtgaaggaggagggagaggtggatggaggaTGGGATGAGCAGGCTGATAAGAAGAGTAGGTGTGGAGGATGCATCAACCACAAAGACACTTTTCTACACAACCCCCAGGTGAGCCTACACTTCAGCTAGGTTCATGCTCATAACAACTGGTTAAATGGTTCCAGGAAGAGGTCCAGTTTATCCTACACTCACAATACGTTTGGTTATGACTGGGTGGGGGAGAACTGTCTCGTCCTAATTTAGCTGTTACATTCGGACTGTAGTGATCAACACATTCTTGATATTCTGAGAAGGACACTCAGGATGCTAGAATAGTATCTCAAATATAGTATGCATATACCACAAGCATGCAAATAGCTTGTGTTGCTGAAATTGTAAGGAATTAAGATTAACTATTTGGGCAACTGCTACAATCTTAATGGCATGGAAATAGACCTTGTGAAAGCCTATTCAGAGTGGTGCTGTTGGAAACAACATTGCTAAGCTAAAAACAACATGGCTGACACTAAGCTATATTAGTGGTACTCTAAAACTGCTACTGTAggactctctctccccttctctctctctttctccccttctctctctctctctccctttcattttttttttatcccagcccccatcccccatccccgcaggaggccttttggtaggctgtcattgtaaataagaatttgttcttaactgacttgcctagttaaaaaaaaggttgcataaaaatataaataaattctctctttctccccttctcaGTTCATGTTTGAGGTGCAGGGAAAGGAGGATGAGGTGTTGATCTGTCTGcagcaggaggacaggaggataaagaggaaggatggaggaggagagaatcTGCCCATCGGCTTTGAGGTGCTGAGGGTGAGTCACATGGCTTCAAAAGGGCCACTGTAGAACGCTATAGTACagccgaggtgtgtgtgtgtgtgtgtgtgtgcatatgaccGTGTGTGAATACTCCatatttcctgtgtgtgttttacccTCTATTCATTCACCCTCCACCCCTGTCATCAGGTGGAGGTGAACCGGCTAAGCCGTGTGCAGTGTGTGGTGGAGCAGGCAGCGAGCTCTGTGTACAtggactcccgtagtgtggcccTGCGAGTGTCCCTGGGCCCCGGCCGCTACGCCCTCCTGCCCACCACCTTCCAGCCCGGGGCCACCGGACACTTCCTGATACGCCTCTTCTCACATTCCCACCTCAGACTCAGGTTAGGGGTGGGAAGGGGGAATGGGGTGATTGTTAGAAATGAAGGAatagaatgtactgtatgttaggaaTGAAGGAATTAAATGTGTTAGGAATGAAGGCATTAAGAATGTCAAGTGTTTGTCTGAGTTTCCCTCTGCATTTAGCATGTCAGCACCAGATAATGATCGATTCTATCGATTCTCCCCCTTTTCCACTTCACTAATATtatttatctccctccctctctctctctctctctctctctctctctctctctctctctctctaccttctgtTAGTGAGTTGAGAGAGGAGTTGCCTGCTCCCTCACTGTGGCAGTGTTGTCTTCCCCAGCCCAGTATAGTAACCACCGTCTACCTGCGTCGAGCATCTGGACTCAGCCAGCCTAAACAGACAGGTATATATTACATCACTGTGACATTACGCCATAACATTATCATAACATACATTATCAATATCAGAACATACATTTTACACATACAGGATTAATATCATAACATACAGGATTAATATCATAACATACAGGATCAATATCATAACATTCATTATCAATATCATAGCATTCGTGATAAAAATCCATGATCAATAGCATGCATTATAAACATACATTATCAATATCATATCATACATTATAATTATACATGATCAATATCATTACATGCATTATCAATATCATAACATACATTATCAGAAAATATATTACCATCATACGGAATGGTGGCTTTTACCAACTGGCCACATGTAATCTCATTGTATACAAACCTCGATGTCCATCTTTTACAAGATTACAAAGACTACAAACATGAGACTAATATTCTATGtattgtgtctgtgttgtgtAGCACCAGATGTGTATGCGGTGATCTGGTGTGAGGACGACACCATAAGAACACGTGTGTTCAAGGAGGATGGAAACCCAGAGTTCAACATCAGAGCCATTTTCTACAGGAGAAACCCAGACGCACATATTAGCATTGAGGTTAGAAATATACACATCTCAGtgagacaaacacagacacatcagttagacacacacacacacacacacacacacacacacacacacacacacacacacacacacacacacacacacacacacacacacacacacacacgggtagaTACAGTAATTGAAGTATTATGATTGTAGTTATATTCAGGGACGTAATATTTTCTTTtctttgtatgtatgtgtgtgtatgtatgtatgtgtgtgtatgcttgcacgtgtgtgtgtgtgtttagttgtgGAGCTATGGTCTACTGTGGGACACACTACTGGGCGGGGCTCGGCTCCAGACTAGCGACAGTGAGAAAGGGCGGAGCCGGGTGATTGACCTGCAGGGTGGCCAATCACGGTCAGGATCCAGGGGCTGTATCTATGTGGAAACCTCATCCAGCGAATGCCTAACAGACTTATAACTGACAGCTGGGGCTTGTACCACCCACGATACAACCATGCAATCTGGAGGAGGCCGCAGATTTGGACGAAAATATATCCGGTTCAATAGCTTTATCCATTGGAACTCCCATAAATAACAAAGACAAATACCTCTTTGAATTAACTTCatgcatatacactgaaca
Proteins encoded:
- the LOC115194286 gene encoding calpain-5-like, whose amino-acid sequence is MPERVYGFQGQSFHKLKRACLRRGKLFQDPLFPPSALSLFYKRDPPPGLTWKRPRELCKDPRLFVDGISTRDLHQGSLGNCWMVAATSCLASEPSLWKKVIPDHVEQEWNPKRPDLYAGIFHFRFWRLGRWTDVVVDDRLPVSEDGTLLFCRSATPREFWSALLEKAYAKLNGCYEALEGGNTAEALVDFTGGVSEPLSLDREALTLHLNQRRALFQTLAKAHGRSALITCSIRPAEGETVESVLDCGLVRGHAYGITAVRKVRLGEWSLLGGCGGRLCMVRMRNPWGTADWTGPWSQGSQHWQQVGRGEREKMGLIVRDVGEFWMEFEDFCRYFTDVVVCRLVERSLLWPRTHWREVRCPGEWAPAPNTPGTLLSRRQAPNLGKNAAKPGGLNQTQRGDRKEARLGERQRGGGGRAVRGGGREKMVVAKEGEKKTKRKEEGVKEEGEVDGGWDEQADKKSRCGGCINHKDTFLHNPQFMFEVQGKEDEVLICLQQEDRRIKRKDGGGENLPIGFEVLRVEVNRLSRVQCVVEQAASSVYMDSRSVALRVSLGPGRYALLPTTFQPGATGHFLIRLFSHSHLRLSELREELPAPSLWQCCLPQPSIVTTVYLRRASGLSQPKQTAPDVYAVIWCEDDTIRTRVFKEDGNPEFNIRAIFYRRNPDAHISIELWSYGLLWDTLLGGARLQTSDSEKGRSRVIDLQGGQSRSGSRGCIYVETSSSECLTDL